The segment GCAAAACAAGTTACTGCAATCGTTTGTGCAATATCTGGCGCATTTTTTAAGTCGATTTCTAAGGTATCTTTATTACTTTTCTTTACTTTCTTTAATAGGATAGTATGCGCTCCAAAAATAGTTTCTACGCCAAAATGTTGATAGATTTCTGCCAAACAAGAATCTCCTTGTAAACTTTCTTTTTTATATGCTGATAATTTTATTTCTGAACCAATTTCTGCCAATGCAATAATTGAATAAAAATAACTTGCAGAACTCCAGTCTGATTCTACAACAATAGTTTGTTTATTAATTGATTTTGTAGGTGAAACTTTAATAAAATTACCTTCAAAACTTGTTTTAATTCCTAATTGATTTAACAAACTCAATGTCATATTAATATATGGAATTGAGGTTATTTTACCTAATAACTCTATTTCTAATCCGTTTTGTAAATTAGATGCAATTAGTAACAATGAAGAGATGTATTGGCTACTAACATTACCGTTTATCTGCACTTTATCTTTTGTAACTTCTCTTCCTTTTATTCTAATTGGCGGATATCCCTCTTTTGCTTCATAAGATATTTCTGCGCCTAAATCTCTTAGTGCATTTACTAAAATTTCAATAGGTCTGTTTTGCATTCTTTCAGAACCAGTAAGCACCACTTCTCTACCTTGTTTAACCGCAAAATAAGAAGTCAAAAAACGCATTGCAGTTCCTGCATGACCAATATTTACAATTTCTTCATTTGTAGAAAGTGCATGTTGCAAATGCACAGAGTCATCTGAATCTGACAAGTTTTTAATTGAAATTTCTGAAAAAATATTCTGTAAAATTAATAATCTATTTGATTCACTTTTAGAACCAGAAATTGTAATTTCTTCCTTTATTTTTTTATCCTCTAAAACATTTAACAATATGTCCATCCTAAAATTGATTTTAATTCCTATTTTTAACCTTCAAATTTACAACTACCATCATGAAAAAAATCTATTTTCTAGTAATTTTCTTGTTTCTATCAGCAAATGTCAAAGTTACTGCACAAAAAAAATCTACCAAAGTTTCTGACGAATATTTTAGTGCTGTAGAATGGCGAAATATTGGGCCTTTCAGAGGAGGAAGAAGCGCTGCAGTTACTGGTGTTTCCAATAAAGCGAATCTTTTTTACATGGGTGCTACAGGCGGTGGCGTTTGGAAAACAACGGATGCTGGTAATACTTGGCAGAATATTTCAGACGGATTTTTTGGAGGATCTGTTGGCTCAGTAGCAGTTTCTGAATCAGACAACAATGTTATTTATGTTGGAATGGGAGAAAAAACCGTTCGTGGAAATGTTTCTTCTGGAGATGGAATATGGAAATCTGAAAATGCAGGAAAAACATGGAAACACATTGGATTAAAAAATTCTCGTCACATTCCTAGAATGAGAGTTCATCCTAAAAATCCTAATATTGTTTTTGCTGGCGTTATGGGCGATTTGTACAAACCAACTCAAGAAAGAGGTGTTTATAAATCTATAGATGGTGGCGCAAACTGGAAAAAAGTATTGTTTTCAAATGAAAACGCAGGAGTTGTAGATTTAATAATCGACCCAAATAATCCTAGAATTTTATATGCTACTACTTGGAACGTTCGAAGAACTCCTTATAGTTTATCTTCTGGTGGCGATGGTTCTGCACTTTGGAAAAGCACCGATGAAGGAGAAACTTGGACAAATATATCTGCAAATAAAGGCTTACCAGAAGGAATTTGGGGAATTAGCGGCGTAACCGTTTCTCCTGTAAATTCTGATATAGTTTGGGCTTTAATAGAAAATGAAAAAGGAGGTATCTACAAATCTACAGATGCTGGTAAAACTTTTAAACTGATTAATTCTGAAAGAAAATTAAGACAAAGAGCGTGGTATTACACGCGTTTGTATGCAGATACACAAGATCAAGATATTTTATATGTTTTAAATGTTCGCTATCATAAATCTACAGATGGTGGTAAATCATTTAGCACTTACAATGCCCCCCACGGAGATCATCACGATTTATGGATTGCACCAGAGGATAACCAAAGAATGATTATTGGTGACGACGGTGGCGCACAAGTTTCTTTTGATGCTGGTGAAAATTGGAGTACCATGAACAATCAACCTACTTCTCAATTTTATAGAGTTACCACGGACAATCATTTTCCATACCGAATTTTAGCGGCACAACAAGACAACTCTACTATTCGTATTTCGCACAGAACTGCAGGAAGGTTTATTACCACATCTGATTGGGAAACTACTGCTGGAGGAGAAAGTGCTCATATTGCGGTTGACCCATTAAATGATGAAATTGTTTATGGAGGAAGTTATGGTGGTTTATTAACTAGAAAGAATCACAAAACAGGAGAAACAAGAGCGGTAAATGTTTGGCCAGACGATCCAATGGGTCACGGAGCAGAAGATTTTAAATATCGTTTTCAATGGAATTTCCCAATCTTCTTTTCACCAAATAATAAAAAGAAATTATATGCAGCATCTAATCATTTGCATGTAACAGAAAATGAAGGGCAATCTTGGAAATTAATAAGTCCAGATTTAACAAGAAACGACCCCAGTACTTTAGGTGCATCTGGTGGTCCAATTACCAAAGACAATACAGGTGTAGAATATTACGGAACTATTTTCGCAGCAACAGAATCTACTCTAGAACCAGGTTTAATTTGGACAGGTTCTGATGATGGATTGGTACATATTTCTAAAAATAATGGCGAAACTTGGGCCAATGTAACACCTAAAAAAATGCCAGAATGGACAATGATTAATGCTATTGAAGTGAATCCGTTTATAAAAGGAAGCGCCTATATTGTTGGCACAAAATACAAATCTGGCGATTACAAACCCTATATCTACAAAACAGAGAACTACGGAGATTCTTGGAAAAAAATTACAAACGGAATCGGTCAAGAAAGTTTCACAAGAGCCTTAAGAGCAGATCCTAAAAGAAAAGGATTGTTATATGCAGGAACAGAAAAAGGAATGTATGTTTCTTTTGATGATGGTGAGAACTGGGAATCCTTTCAGCAAAACTTGCCTATTGTACCTATTACAGATTTAGCTATTAAAAATGATAATTTAATTGCAGCAACACAAGGTAGATCTCTTTGGATTATTGACGATTTAACACCTTTACACCAACTAAATTCGTCTTTATTAAAACAAAATGTAGTTTTATACAAACCAAAAGATGCCTATAATATGAGTGGAGGAAACGGTAAAACTTCGAGAACTGCGGGTACAAACCATGCGGGTGGAGTTGCCGTAAATTATTTTATCAAAAAAGAAAATAAAAAAGATACCATTGCACTATCTTTTTATGATTTGAATGACAACCTCATCAAAAAATATACAACAAAACCAAACAAAGAAAAGAAAGAGGAAGTATTAAAGATTAAAGATGGAAATAATATTTTCTATTGGAACATGATGTATCCCGGTGCAGAGAAAGTAAAAGGAATGATTCTCTGGTGGGCTTCTTTAGATGGACCTATGGCATTACCTGGGACTTATAAAGCTGAATTGTCTGTGAATGATGAGAAGGTGTATCAGAATTTTAATATTTTAAGCAACCCTACTTCAGAAGCTACTGAAAATGACATGAAAATGCAATTTGATTTCATTAATGAAATCAACACAAAAATGACTGAAATTCACAAAGCATTAAAAAATGTAACCAAAGTTCGCAATCAAGTGGGGGTATTGAAAAAATCTATCAAAGACAAAGAAAAGTACAAGGCATTGTTAACGTTTGCCGATACTTTGGTAAAAGATTTAACTAAAATAGAAGAAACTTTATATCAAACAAAGTCTAAAAGTGGACAAGATCCTTTGAACTTTCCAATTAGATTGAATAATAAGTTAGCGCATTTAAACTCTTTAACTAGAATAGGGAACTACGCTCCTACGCAACAAGCAATCGATTTTAAAAATGAAATTACAAAAGAAATCGATATTGAATTGGTAAAACTAAATGCCTTATTTACAAATGGAGTAAAAGAATTAAATAGAAAGGTAAAAGCTAGTGATATAGATCTGATTCAATTGGATTAGAATTTGTATCATAATAAAAAAAAGCGGCCTTAAGCCGCTTTTTTTATTTATTTAAATTTACTATTTCATTTTTTTATTGGTTAAATAGAAACCATAAAAGACACTGAAAATCAATTTAAATCCAAAGAAATTTACCCATTTACCATCATCAAAATTTATACTTGAAACGGTTGCAAAATCTCCTGAAAAAATTTCTTTATAACTACTAATCAATAAAGAAATTACAGTAACAACTATAAAAAAAGGAATTGTAATTTTTAAAAAGTTAGACCAAAAAGCGGGTTGTTGTATTTTTTCTAAAAAACTCATTATTTTAATTTTTGATTATTATGATGGCGATCATGATCGCGTTTTGTTTTAATATCTAATTTCTTTTCAAAAGCATCTTGCAAGTTAATTCCTGTTTGATTTGCTAAACACAAAACTACAAATAACACGTCTGCTAATTCTTCTCCTAAATCTTTATTTTTATCAGATTCTTTTTCACTTTGCTCTCCATAACGCCTTGCAATAATACGTGCAACTTCACCAACTTCTTCTGTTAATTGCGCCATATTGGTTAATTCGTTAAAGTAACGAACTCCATGCGTTTTAATCCAATCGTCTACTTGTACTTGAGCGTTTTCTATGTTCATTTTTCTTTTTTTATTAAAAGATTGAAAAATTAAAGATTCAAAGATAAAGTTTCTTGTTTTATTTGGTTTGTTTCTGAAGGTAAAAAAATATAACTTAGCTATCTATGATTACAAAACGTTAAAACGACTTCATAATCGTCTTAAGTTAGCACCAATACCTTGAAATATAAAATCCTATATTTATCAATACTGACAATAGTCTCAACTCTCGTTGCATCTTCTAATGTAATTAGTAATGATGGATATGGTAAAGGCGACATTCAAGCCTTTGCATTTTATTCATTAATACTTTCTGCAATTTCACTATTACTCGTAAAAATTATTAAAACAATTTTCTCCAAGGTTAATGCTGGAATTGGACTATTTCTAACTATTGTTTACTCAATTCTGCAATCATTTCTATTCATTTTGATTATGTGGCTGATTTTTGGTCCTTGGATTGGTGCTTTCAGTTTTCCTTTACATTTGTGTTGGCTTTCCGGAACTTTATTTGCCAATTTTTACTTACTTATCATTTCGGACAATAAATTCAACAATAAACATCTTGGGATTACAATTGTTACGATTAGTCTAGGCCTTCTAATAGTATTCTTGTTTAACAAAGGAAAAGACCAAATGGCTCAGGAACAAAATTTTGATATTGTTTGCCTTGTTCATCGTCCTTCAGATGTAGTTCCTGAACTTAAAGATTTAACTAAATTTTCTCTAACGAAGAATGAAGCACAATCTATAATTGATTTAGGCTTAAAAGGTACTTTTTGGACTGATAAGTTCTTTAGAATATCCAAATCTAAATTGGAGTCTACTGATTACCCAGACTACGATTTTGATGAATTAGAAAACAACCCAGGTGCAAATATTGAATTTACATTTGGGAATAAACTTGATTCATTGACCAATAATAATCAGAAAGTTATAATAATAATGAATCATCCTCAAGAAGATGATTTCACATTTCAAGAACCTTTTAATACGTCAATAATTGCGATTCAGAGTATTGAAAAAGACGAGTTTGAATTAAAAAAATTTGGCAAAGAAACTAATTCAAAAAACATTATCATTAGAGGAACAGACTTCCGTGGATTTCCATATTCTACACCACTAATACTGAACTTAAAAAATAGAGGTGAATTTAGACTACATGGATTTCAATGGATTGAGAAGTAAAGGTGCTAACACCATATAAAATTAGTAGCTTAAAACACGCAACTAACCTGATACAAAACCGTTTGCGAATTAGCCCAAAAAACCAGCAACTTCACTATAAAAATCTTTAGCATTTTCTGCATGCAACCAATGACCTGCATTCGCAATTTTTACAATTTTTGAGTTCGGAAAATGTGCCTCTATAATAGGTCTTTCATTTTCAGTAATATAATCTGATTTTTCTCCTTTTAGAAACAACGTATCTTTTTCAAAAAGAGTAAAAGAAGGCAATGCATCGCCAACCTCTGGATTGTTATTTGTTAACGATTCTAAATTGAATCGATATCCCAATTGTCCTTTCTCTTTCCAATAAAGGTTTTTCATTAAAAACTGACGAATACCAAAGTCTGAAATTAATGCTGATAATTTTTCATCAACCAAGCTTCTAGAGTTTTGAATAGAAAAATCAACCGAATTTAAACCTGCTAAAATTGCATTATGATGTGGTTTGTACATTCTTGGAGAAATGTCTACAATGACCAACTTATTTAATAATTCTGGATACGTTACAGCAAATAACATTGCTGTTTTCCCTCCCATAGAATGACCAATTAAATTCACATTTTCTAATTGATGGTGTTTTATATAAGTATATAAATCTACTACTAAAACTTCATAATTAAACGCATCTGAATGAAAACTTCTTCCGTGATTTCTTTGATCTATTAAATGGACTTCAAAATTTTCTGCAAATTTATTTCCAAGTGTTTTCCAATTATCACTCATTCCAAAATATCCGTGTAAAATTAACAACGGAGTTCCTTCTCCTTTTATAGTTGAATGTAATATTGGATTATTTGGCATTTTTATATTTTTTGTCAGGTTGAGCGCAGTCCAAATTTAAATTAACCTCTCGACTGCAATCAAGGATACATTTTGTTTTTATTCTCTAACCACATAGTTAGATAGAAAATCATAGTTATTAATCTTGTACTTAAAATTGTAACCTGCGACTGAAAACTACTTAAGTCGATGTAAATACATGTTTACTACATTTTCTAAACCTAAATACAAGCTTTCTGTTATTAAAGCGTGTCCGATAGAAACTTCAGCAAGGTTAGGAATATTTTC is part of the Polaribacter sp. SA4-10 genome and harbors:
- a CDS encoding 3-phosphoshikimate 1-carboxyvinyltransferase, with the protein product MDILLNVLEDKKIKEEITISGSKSESNRLLILQNIFSEISIKNLSDSDDSVHLQHALSTNEEIVNIGHAGTAMRFLTSYFAVKQGREVVLTGSERMQNRPIEILVNALRDLGAEISYEAKEGYPPIRIKGREVTKDKVQINGNVSSQYISSLLLIASNLQNGLEIELLGKITSIPYINMTLSLLNQLGIKTSFEGNFIKVSPTKSINKQTIVVESDWSSASYFYSIIALAEIGSEIKLSAYKKESLQGDSCLAEIYQHFGVETIFGAHTILLKKVKKSNKDTLEIDLKNAPDIAQTIAVTCFAEGISCNLTGLHTLKIKETDRLEALKEELTNLGANISITDESLHLENSSEINKNISIKTYNDHRMAMAFAPLALKVPIKILKAEVVTKSYQKFWVDMKQLGIKIDEL
- a CDS encoding glycosyl hydrolase, whose protein sequence is MKKIYFLVIFLFLSANVKVTAQKKSTKVSDEYFSAVEWRNIGPFRGGRSAAVTGVSNKANLFYMGATGGGVWKTTDAGNTWQNISDGFFGGSVGSVAVSESDNNVIYVGMGEKTVRGNVSSGDGIWKSENAGKTWKHIGLKNSRHIPRMRVHPKNPNIVFAGVMGDLYKPTQERGVYKSIDGGANWKKVLFSNENAGVVDLIIDPNNPRILYATTWNVRRTPYSLSSGGDGSALWKSTDEGETWTNISANKGLPEGIWGISGVTVSPVNSDIVWALIENEKGGIYKSTDAGKTFKLINSERKLRQRAWYYTRLYADTQDQDILYVLNVRYHKSTDGGKSFSTYNAPHGDHHDLWIAPEDNQRMIIGDDGGAQVSFDAGENWSTMNNQPTSQFYRVTTDNHFPYRILAAQQDNSTIRISHRTAGRFITTSDWETTAGGESAHIAVDPLNDEIVYGGSYGGLLTRKNHKTGETRAVNVWPDDPMGHGAEDFKYRFQWNFPIFFSPNNKKKLYAASNHLHVTENEGQSWKLISPDLTRNDPSTLGASGGPITKDNTGVEYYGTIFAATESTLEPGLIWTGSDDGLVHISKNNGETWANVTPKKMPEWTMINAIEVNPFIKGSAYIVGTKYKSGDYKPYIYKTENYGDSWKKITNGIGQESFTRALRADPKRKGLLYAGTEKGMYVSFDDGENWESFQQNLPIVPITDLAIKNDNLIAATQGRSLWIIDDLTPLHQLNSSLLKQNVVLYKPKDAYNMSGGNGKTSRTAGTNHAGGVAVNYFIKKENKKDTIALSFYDLNDNLIKKYTTKPNKEKKEEVLKIKDGNNIFYWNMMYPGAEKVKGMILWWASLDGPMALPGTYKAELSVNDEKVYQNFNILSNPTSEATENDMKMQFDFINEINTKMTEIHKALKNVTKVRNQVGVLKKSIKDKEKYKALLTFADTLVKDLTKIEETLYQTKSKSGQDPLNFPIRLNNKLAHLNSLTRIGNYAPTQQAIDFKNEITKEIDIELVKLNALFTNGVKELNRKVKASDIDLIQLD
- a CDS encoding nucleotide pyrophosphohydrolase produces the protein MNIENAQVQVDDWIKTHGVRYFNELTNMAQLTEEVGEVARIIARRYGEQSEKESDKNKDLGEELADVLFVVLCLANQTGINLQDAFEKKLDIKTKRDHDRHHNNQKLK
- a CDS encoding alpha/beta fold hydrolase, encoding MPNNPILHSTIKGEGTPLLILHGYFGMSDNWKTLGNKFAENFEVHLIDQRNHGRSFHSDAFNYEVLVVDLYTYIKHHQLENVNLIGHSMGGKTAMLFAVTYPELLNKLVIVDISPRMYKPHHNAILAGLNSVDFSIQNSRSLVDEKLSALISDFGIRQFLMKNLYWKEKGQLGYRFNLESLTNNNPEVGDALPSFTLFEKDTLFLKGEKSDYITENERPIIEAHFPNSKIVKIANAGHWLHAENAKDFYSEVAGFLG